The following nucleotide sequence is from Oncorhynchus clarkii lewisi isolate Uvic-CL-2024 chromosome 6, UVic_Ocla_1.0, whole genome shotgun sequence.
tatcataaactggttaccaacgtaattagaatagtagaaatacatgttttgtcaaacctgtggtatacggtcagatataccacagctgtcagccaatcagcattcaggctcaaaccacccagtttatataaCTATTGTAGATAAGTAATGACCCTTTATTGATGTGAAAGGACTTGTGGGTATCAAGTGTTAAAGAGGATAAAGAAAAATAGAAATACGTATGTGTTCAGTTTCAGCAGAGGACACACTGTACAGTTAGATtcaaattataaactgggtggttcaagccatgaatgctgattgggtgacagccgtggtatattagaccgtataccacgggtatgataaaacttatttttactgctctaattatgttggtaaccagtttataatatcactaaggcacctcagggtttgtggtatatggctacGGGCAGAGGGGCTAAATTGGCTTCCCTCCAGCCCAAGGTCTTGGTAATACTATTTTGGCATTGATAAACCAGAGGTGTAttcattattcaaacagttttgcaATGAAAACTGCTTTTATTGgccaaattcaggtaggtccatcCCCATTTCATCATGTCTGCTTCCTAGTGAATACATCCTAGCTTCGGAAGGGTCTCATCAGGGAGCCGAGAGAATAGTTGTGCTGCACAGAGATAGTGTGATAATACACTCCTGTTATCTAGGTATTTTATGAAATGTTGTTGGCCACCATTGAAAATGTCTTTCAAAACGCTCATAATTTGACCTTTAGTTGATCAATTGACATGATTGAATATGGTGTAGAAAGTAGAAACTTTTAAACAAATACTATAACATCCATTATCTAATTTGACTGTACTTGAATGTGTATACAGGAATAGCCTGCCATCTACTGGGGAAGAACGGTTACGATATCTAAGGTGCATCTTGCACCTTATCAACACCCTTGTAAATATAACCATCTTAGTTTTCCTTATATATTTGTGACCTCAACTAGTTGAATATTCACATGTATCGAACAGATTAAAGAACATTAAAAACATTAAAATGTGAGCTAAAACAGcctttatttgttttatttacaaAGAATACAAAAACATGCCTCCAAAGTGTTTCGGAGTTTTGAAACAGGAATGCATCCACGTTACATTTAATTGACAACACTCCCGTCCTCTTCATCTGGGATGGAGACACACACCTAGGACACACAGCAGAGAACAAATGTTTTAAAGATGTAAGTTGACGGTTTGTTAAAAATGGCAACAATTCTAGAGGAAGAATTTATTCTGTAGCATCTAAACATCTGAGGCTCATATAAGTCAGTCAAGGAAGAATTCAATGGAATTCATTCCTAGCAGGTAGCAAATCAGTTTAGTACATGACTAAGCACAGCAAATGACTGTTTATTTACCTGGTAAGAACAGAAGTCCCCTTTCTCACTTGTGGCGAGTCTTCCTTCCAGACGCAGCTTCTTTGCGGCCTTGTTTCAAACCCTGTAAGAGACAAATAAACCATTAAAACAGTTCCTTTTGCATTGAAGAACCTGTTTACTCCTGGTATTGAATTCAAAATTAATGTCCGAGCAATCATCACACGTGATCCAATCACGTCCCAGATTTTGTCGGAACGTGAATGCAACCTAACGTACACACATAGAAGCCACAATGTGTATTAAATAGGAATTGCTTTGTTGTAATAAACCTATCTACAGTATGCAAGACAGAATGCGAAGGGGGTGTAACTGTACCAGGTAGTATCCAGTGTGGTAACCACTCATGTACCAGGCGAGCAGCATACCTCCCAGAGCCGCATCATCCTCTCCGTTTGGACtcatggggggaggaggagggatcaTCTGACAGAGACAAAACGCGTTCAGAGGGAATCTATCGTAACGTTGCAGAGATAAATGTCCTAACAAAACACTGCTCAGTAAGCTCCATGTGTGTTCTCTATCAGCAACACTAAACAGTCGAGAGGGGGGTTGACTCTTTATTCAGAGACTAAAGAAGATCAGAGTGGGAGACAGGCAAGTGGAGAAACCGTGGGAAAAGTGGAAGCAGGGATTGAATTATTGTTGTAAATGTGACTCATGCCGTGGACTATTACCACGGCAACGCAGCTCTGCACCAGAGAAAATATTTCTGCACTCCATCATACCGGTGGCCCACAGGGCATCATAGGAGGCCATCCTGGAGGGGCGGGCCTGGAGGCCCCAGGTCGCCTTGAGTCTCCCTGTAGACAGAACAACAACTTCAATGTGCAGCACACTCCATTGTCAAAGGATTCATTCCATTATCACTTACAGGGGTTTTATATTTAAAATTCCCAACACAGCATCTTTAGCAACTTCTAAATGAAAACAAAATTCACCTAAATTCCATCATTTGTTAGGTCTTTTAATTCCTTGGAGTAATGCATtcttacatttacattgtaagacaaccacatatcaaaaaaaaaaaaaaaaaatgcatggaCAAATTGTGACTGACAACCTACAATTAGAATCTTCTTACCATTCTGAAGCCAGGCATTGGAGGGGGACCTAGGGGAAAGCCAGGGAAGCCTGGACCCGACATAGGAGGTCCTTTGGGGGATTTGAATTTGGGTTTAGAGCGTGGCACATGACTGTGAGGGTGTGGGGCGGACGACCTGTCGCTCTCCTCTGTAGAAGACTCTGCTTCTTTAACCTGCATTACAGAAAGAGACACGAACACTGACAAAAATGTTTACAGTCAGATGTGTTCAAGAGGCTGAATACATAAATGGTGGTCcactagcctggtggaaccagcctgatctaGTTCATGTGCAGTAAAACAGTATGGTGAATGCAGCAATCATCCCCACAAACAGCCTAAACGTACCTTACTAGGGGCTTCCTCATCTACCTCTGAGCTCTCTATCAGAAGGTCTCGGAGGTTCTGCTCCTCCTCGTTCCCATAGTGTGTGAACACAACTATACAGGTGCCCCTCTGCTCATCTATGGATGAGATCGTGGCAGCATACAAATTGCCATCTTTAGACCAGTAGGCACAGCAGGAGTCTCCGACTCGCCACTGCAACACAACACGTTGTATAACTGTTAGACTAGACCGATTAAAGGAACAGTTAACAGATCCTTTTTAATGGGTTTTTGTGTTCTTATAACGTACCACCTACCTCTTTATCCAGAGGAGCATTGCTTCTCTTTCTGCTGCGGTTGTTTCTGTTGTTTTTTCGTTTCTTTCCAGGCTTGTCTCTCTCTGAACTTTGCGTGTCCTCCTCACCTTTCAGGGCAGTCTGACAGTCAGGATCAATAGTTAAAAAATAATCCAAATGTGAGCATGACAGAGGGATAATAGAACATTTTCAAGGACACTTTTCTGAGTTGCTGCTTTAGGAGACATGTCTAGAACGACACACTGTAGCTGTACATGCATGGTTCTCAACCTAAGTATCAAAACCATTCTAACAATGAGGGAAAAAAGACTATTTGCAGAATACTGTCAATGGGGTGGCAAACAACGTTATAACACTGTAACGGCACCTTAAATGATGCAACTGCTTTGTCGTAGGCCTTTATCAGTGCAGTGTCATCCCAAATGTCTGAATCGTCACTCTGGGAAAATAAGAAAATGAGTTTAAGAGCAATCAACCATCTGAGACTCTTTTACATAGCACATTCTTTCTATTTATCTACTAGCAAGACAGCTACAGCCAGCTACCCAAGATTCCATCTAGCCAGTCGTGATGCACTGGCACACGGCTCTATATTCATACATAATAGATGGGTCATAGTTAGCCTGGCCAGCTGTTTATCTAACTAGCATCTAGTCATACAACATGGCCAG
It contains:
- the LOC139411915 gene encoding survival motor neuron protein 1, which encodes MAHGCKDVLFARGAAQSDDSDIWDDTALIKAYDKAVASFKTALKGEEDTQSSERDKPGKKRKNNRNNRSRKRSNAPLDKEWRVGDSCCAYWSKDGNLYAATISSIDEQRGTCIVVFTHYGNEEEQNLRDLLIESSEVDEEAPSKVKEAESSTEESDRSSAPHPHSHVPRSKPKFKSPKGPPMSGPGFPGFPLGPPPMPGFRMGDSRRPGASRPAPPGWPPMMPCGPPMIPPPPPMSPNGEDDAALGGMLLAWYMSGYHTGYYLGLKQGRKEAASGRKTRHK